In Deinococcus maricopensis DSM 21211, one genomic interval encodes:
- a CDS encoding V-type ATP synthase subunit D, translated as MADISPTRTALLASKANLKTANSGADLLKRKRDALIGEFFALVRDALAAREELASVSKGAYVSLFSAKAWDSPEAVESLSLAQSGEYAVNMQIESIYGVKVPKIQVPERENTASFSPITVGTRTIQAAEDFGRVMQALVKVAATETKLRRIGEEIKKTSRRVNALEQIVIPGVKEDIRFIRGVLDQRERESSFVLKKIKAKLEAEAEEAKKATALGQHGTAAD; from the coding sequence ATGGCAGATATCAGCCCCACCCGCACCGCACTGCTCGCCAGCAAAGCGAACCTGAAAACCGCGAACAGCGGCGCCGACCTGCTCAAACGCAAACGCGACGCCCTGATCGGTGAGTTCTTCGCGCTCGTCCGCGACGCCCTCGCCGCCCGCGAGGAACTCGCGAGCGTCAGCAAGGGCGCGTACGTGAGCCTGTTCTCCGCGAAAGCCTGGGATTCCCCCGAGGCCGTCGAGAGCCTCAGCCTCGCGCAGAGCGGCGAGTACGCGGTCAACATGCAGATCGAGAGTATCTACGGCGTGAAGGTCCCGAAAATTCAGGTTCCGGAACGCGAGAACACCGCGAGCTTCAGCCCCATCACGGTCGGCACGCGCACCATCCAGGCCGCCGAGGACTTCGGCCGCGTCATGCAGGCGCTCGTGAAGGTCGCCGCGACCGAAACGAAACTGCGCCGCATCGGCGAGGAAATCAAGAAGACCAGCCGCCGCGTGAACGCACTCGAGCAGATCGTCATCCCCGGCGTGAAGGAAGACATCCGCTTCATCCGCGGCGTCCTCGACCAGCGCGAACGCGAAAGCTCCTTCGTCCTGAAGAAGATCAAGGCGAAACTCGAAGCGGAAGCCGAGGAAGCCAAGAAAGCCACCGCGCTCGGCCAGCACGGCACCGCCGCCGACTGA
- a CDS encoding HD domain-containing protein, with the protein MLDLVPAARAFALPYYAEPHRAYHTAAHVEAMLEALRVRRALTPTLELAAWGHDLIYDPRATDNEARSADVFGAWLTANGAPAPLAEEVRALILATTHDAPPCSLAAALFVDADLSVFGADEQAFWAYERHIRQEYVQVPWLVYRTARMRVLRQFLDREPLYRTPAFADLEVPARVHLRAALGALRRRWRA; encoded by the coding sequence ATGCTGGACCTCGTGCCTGCCGCGCGCGCCTTCGCGCTGCCGTACTACGCCGAGCCGCACCGCGCGTACCACACGGCGGCGCACGTGGAGGCGATGCTCGAAGCCCTGCGCGTCCGGCGCGCCCTTACGCCCACGCTGGAGCTGGCCGCGTGGGGCCACGACCTCATCTACGACCCGCGCGCCACAGACAATGAGGCGCGCAGCGCGGACGTGTTCGGCGCGTGGCTCACCGCGAATGGCGCGCCCGCGCCGCTGGCCGAGGAGGTGCGCGCGCTGATTCTCGCCACGACGCATGACGCGCCGCCGTGTTCGCTCGCGGCGGCATTGTTCGTGGACGCGGACCTGAGTGTGTTCGGCGCGGACGAGCAGGCGTTCTGGGCGTACGAGCGGCACATCCGTCAGGAGTACGTGCAAGTGCCGTGGCTGGTGTACCGCACGGCGCGTATGCGGGTGCTGCGGCAGTTTCTGGACCGCGAGCCGCTGTACCGCACGCCCGCCTTCGCGGACCTGGAGGTGCCCGCGCGGGTGCACCTGCGGGCCGCGCTGGGGGCGCTGCGGCGCCGCTGGCGGGCGTAA